A genome region from Streptomyces sp. NBC_01296 includes the following:
- a CDS encoding endo-beta-N-acetylglucosaminidase: MCPARTAPPTRRGVLAAGAGAGAAALLGAAGATTRAQAAATAPGTRAGAAAPPADLAPYASYWFPDSLPQGSPGPGITWRSLKQWAPESDPDLAYNTATVPLAPRFTPVPPNAGARSGQARISSLVSFGPTAQNPSQGSATADHYALTHWAYLDELVFWGGSSGEGIVLAPNAPVVDAAHRNGVPVLGNIFLPPVAYGGDLRWTRDLVQQDALGRFPIAEKLVEVARTYGFDGWFVNAETDGGDGSLAARMRGFLRALRAAGAPYGLRITWYDAMNSTGRVGWQGALNQLNQEFFEDRAGRVADTMYVDFRWTQQTLAASGALADRLGRSRHELWAALDMESDGWNSTVRWDAIIPRDRDHVVSIGFYRPEWTLGHLTDRSPGAFHRADDRFWTGESLDPAHPAPEGTWRAPATAVADRSTVAALPFACGFNTGHGERWYEDGKVTSDTAWNHLGLQDRLPGRRWAVQSAGQRPTVTLDFAKAWRGGSSLLVAGRLTAPAAVGLHATRLPLTGSTVLELVHATEAGALTIEVGVATREPAAPGEPVPYTWLKTQARGSGQGAWRTSRVGLSSLAGRTAYGLAVRITARGNTAVAWRLGALSVRDDTARRRPASPSALTVDAQTQQDGKASVRLSWRRAAGPVRHYELYRLLPDGRPRFLGGTCGTALHLPAVIRAGRERAAAFEVRAVDELYAASAPAGTTLPWAGSA; this comes from the coding sequence ATGTGTCCGGCCCGTACGGCGCCGCCGACCCGGCGGGGGGTTCTCGCCGCCGGAGCCGGGGCGGGGGCCGCCGCGCTGCTCGGCGCCGCCGGCGCGACCACGAGAGCCCAGGCCGCGGCGACCGCCCCGGGCACCCGGGCCGGCGCCGCCGCGCCCCCGGCCGACCTGGCCCCGTACGCCTCGTACTGGTTCCCCGACTCGCTCCCCCAGGGCTCCCCCGGCCCGGGCATCACCTGGCGCTCGCTCAAGCAGTGGGCCCCGGAGTCCGACCCGGACCTCGCGTACAACACCGCGACCGTGCCGCTCGCGCCCCGCTTCACCCCGGTGCCGCCGAACGCGGGCGCCCGCAGCGGCCAGGCGCGGATCTCCTCCCTGGTGTCCTTCGGGCCCACCGCCCAGAACCCCTCCCAGGGCTCCGCGACCGCCGACCACTACGCGCTGACGCACTGGGCGTACCTCGACGAGCTGGTGTTCTGGGGCGGCTCCTCCGGCGAGGGCATCGTGCTCGCCCCGAACGCGCCCGTGGTCGACGCGGCCCACCGCAACGGCGTCCCGGTGCTGGGCAACATCTTCCTGCCGCCCGTCGCGTACGGCGGCGACCTGCGGTGGACGCGGGACCTGGTGCAGCAGGACGCCCTCGGCCGGTTCCCGATCGCCGAGAAGCTGGTCGAGGTGGCGCGGACGTACGGGTTCGACGGCTGGTTCGTGAACGCCGAGACCGACGGCGGGGACGGCTCGCTCGCCGCGCGGATGCGGGGGTTCCTGCGCGCCCTGCGGGCGGCCGGCGCCCCGTACGGCCTGCGGATCACCTGGTACGACGCCATGAACAGCACCGGCCGGGTCGGCTGGCAGGGCGCGCTCAACCAGCTCAACCAGGAGTTCTTCGAGGACCGGGCGGGCCGGGTCGCGGACACGATGTACGTCGACTTTCGCTGGACGCAGCAGACCCTGGCCGCCTCCGGCGCGCTCGCCGACCGGCTGGGCCGCTCCCGCCACGAGCTGTGGGCGGCGCTCGACATGGAGTCCGACGGCTGGAATTCCACCGTCCGTTGGGACGCGATCATCCCGCGCGACCGCGATCACGTCGTCAGCATCGGCTTCTACCGGCCGGAGTGGACGCTGGGCCACCTCACCGACCGCTCCCCCGGCGCCTTCCACCGCGCCGACGACCGGTTCTGGACGGGCGAGTCCCTGGACCCGGCCCACCCCGCGCCCGAGGGCACCTGGCGGGCGCCCGCCACCGCCGTAGCGGACCGGTCCACCGTCGCCGCCCTGCCCTTCGCCTGCGGCTTCAACACCGGGCACGGGGAGCGCTGGTACGAGGACGGCAAGGTCACCTCCGACACCGCCTGGAACCACCTCGGGCTCCAGGACCGGCTCCCGGGCCGCCGCTGGGCCGTGCAGAGCGCCGGGCAGCGCCCGACGGTGACGCTGGACTTCGCGAAGGCCTGGCGCGGCGGCTCCAGCCTCCTCGTGGCGGGCAGGCTCACCGCGCCGGCCGCGGTCGGGCTGCACGCGACCCGGCTGCCCCTGACCGGCTCGACCGTGCTGGAGCTGGTGCACGCCACCGAGGCGGGCGCGCTCACCATTGAGGTGGGCGTGGCCACCCGCGAGCCGGCCGCCCCGGGCGAGCCGGTCCCGTACACCTGGCTGAAGACGCAGGCCCGGGGCTCCGGCCAGGGCGCCTGGCGCACCTCTCGGGTCGGGCTCTCGTCCCTGGCGGGCCGGACCGCGTACGGCCTGGCCGTACGGATCACGGCCCGCGGGAACACGGCGGTGGCCTGGCGGCTCGGCGCCCTGTCGGTACGCGACGACACCGCGCGGCGGCGCCCGGCGTCTCCCAGTGCGCTGACCGTGGACGCCCAGACCCAGCAGGACGGCAAGGCCTCCGTGCGACTGTCCTGGCGCCGGGCAGCCGGGCCGGTCCGCCACTACGAGCTGTACCGCCTGCTCCCGGACGGCCGCCCCCGCTTCCTCGGCGGCACCTGCGGCACGGCCCTCCACCTCCCGGCCGTCATCCGCGCCGGGCGGGAGCGGGCGGCCGCCTTCGAGGTCCGGGCCGTGGACGAGCTGTACGCGGCCTCCGCCCCGGCCGGTACCACCCTCCCGTGGGCCGGATCCGCCTGA